The DNA window GAAATCGTCCGCAGGATTTCGGATGATATTTTTCACGGTCGTCCAGAATGGGATGAAAATGAACGGTTAGTAGTGTTGTGCGCAGCGCTTCTTCACGACTTGGGACACGGTCCGTTTTCGCATTCATTTGAAAAAGTTTTCTCTGTCGATCACGAAGAATTTACACGGAAAATCCTGCTTGGAAATACTGAGGTTAACGAAATTCTTCAGAACGTATCACCAGAGTTTCCGACGAAAGTGGCAGAAGTTATCGCTAAAACGTATTCAAATAAACAGGTTGTGTCGTTGATTTCTAGTCAAATCGACGCGGATCGCATGGATTATCTTCAGCGCGATGCTTATTATACGGGGGTTTCGTACGGTCATTTTGATATGGAGCGAATTCTACGGGTGATGCGCCCACTAGGTGATCAAGTGGTGATCAAATCGAGTGGGATGCATGCAGTTGAGGATTACATCATGAGCCGCTACCAAATGTATTGGCAAGTGTATTTCCATCCAGTTGCGCGCAGTGCAGAAGTGATTTTACGAAAAATCCTTCAACGGGCGAAAGAATTGAGTGGAAATGGCTATAAATTCGAACAACCTCCAACTCATTTCTTATCATTTTTTGACCGCAGTTTTACGTTGAAAGACTATTTGGCGCTAGATGAAGGCGTCTTAATGACTTATTTTCAATTATGGATGACCGAACGTGATCCGATTCTTTCGGACTTGTGCGACCGATTTGTCAACAGGCGTTTGTTTCAATATGTCGATTTTGATCCAGCCAAGAATTACAAGAAGCTGGGCGAGTTGACCGAATTGTTTCGTTCTGCCGGCATAGACCCAGAGTATTATTTGATTGATGATTCAACTTCTGACTTGCCTTATGATTTTTATCGCCCGGGTGAAGAAGAAGAACGTTTGCCAATTCATTTGTTAATGCCAAATGGTGATATTAAAGAATTATCACGCTTGTCACAAATTGTGGATGCGATTTCAGGTAAACGCAGAACGGATTATAAATTGTATTTTCCAGCTGAACTATTGATCGACGGCAAAAAGACAGCCATCAAGCAGCAGATTTTGGAAATGCTTCGAGAAGGAGGGGTCTAGTTGCTCCAAGAACACGCAAAAATTGTGGATTTTATTGCCACTGCAGAAGGTGTAACCGGTCGCAAGAAATTGCAGAAAATGATTTACATTATGAAGAAGTTGGACATTCCGTTTCAGGAAAAATACGAGTTTCATATTTATGGACCGTATTCAGAGGAATTGACTGCTCGTGTAGAGGAGTTATGCGACATGGGATTTTTATCAGAGGCATTGGAGGATAAAGGTTCTTATGTTCAATATAAATATACGGTAACAGAAGAAGGTCAGGAGTTTCGCAAGGTTTTGGGCACCTCTATTTTAGAAAACCCAGCGACTGCTGAAAAACTGAACGCCAAAAGTGGCCGTTTTTTAGAGTTAACCGCAACACTCTTGTATTTCGATAATTTACCCCATCAGGAACAAATTGACAAGCTACACATTGTCAAAGGAAAACTTAACTTTACAGTAGAAGAGATAGAAGATTCTTTTGCCTTTATTGCGGAATTGAGCTCATAACAAGCAGCAAACGAAAAAACTCCCGTAACGGGAGTTTTTCGGCTATTTTATGGGAAATGCCTAATCTAGCTTTTATCGGAGCTGACCAGGCACTTTCACTTTTCGAGTTGTCCAGTTCCAGCAGCCAGATTCTCGGGTCATAAGTCACTCTAGCTGTGCGGCTGAAAACACGCCACTTCGCCAGCGCGTCTTATGCCCGTCGAATCTACACGGCTGCTTTCACTTTTCTATGGTCCAGTTGCAAGTGCCTAGCTCCTCGGGTCATAAGTCACGCTGGCTGTGCGGCTGAAAACACGTCGCTTCGCCAGCGCGCTTTATGCTTGTCGAAGCTGAACGGCCATTTCCGCTTTTCTTTATTGATCGCTAAAGAGTTTGCCTTTTGTGCCGTAATCTGTTTTTTTCATGTCTTCGATAAAGACGGTTACGTTTTCGATTGGTGCGCCTGTCGTTTCAGAAACAGCTTCGGATACCTTTTCAACAAGTGCGCGTTTCTGGTCTTCTGTGCGACCTTCGAGCATTTTTACAGTAACGTATGGCATAATGAATACAGCTCCTTTTCTTAAGAATACTATCATCATAGCAGAACGGAGGATTCAGACAATGGCGAATGAAGAAAAACCAAAACAAAAAGTAGGATTTACCATTATAAAAAATGATCCAACGGACGGCCATAAAGGTTATGGCATTGGGTCTCTATCTTTGGAGAATGTTTCTCCCTTATTTATTGACGTAGAAGAGCAAGAAGCGTTTATTGATATCGGTGCCATGCATGCCCGCAGTGAAGTAGAGCGCGGCATTAAATTTACAACTAACCGAGAAGATTCGGCAAGTGGCAAAGATTATTGGCTTGTGTGGATCACCATCGATTTTAATCCGGTAGGCCCTTATTACGCCGGAGTTGCAGCGTGTGAAATGGTGGTTAATCGTGAAAAACGAAGAGGCTACAAAATTTTAGCAGATCATGTGAACCGCATGGACAAATCAATGAAACGCAAAATTCTTGTGGACCAAATGGATGAGCCATCAAAACGCGTACTGGCCGACTATTTAGAATCGCATAACGCAGAAATGTGGAACAATAGCTCAGAGCAACTTCATCAAGACTTAGGCAGATGATAAAAAACGTGTTCCTGTAATAAAAAAATGCTTTTTGAACAGAGTATGACATTTCAAATTGCGTCTACCGGATGGTTGAAGTTGTTTATAAAAGGCAGTACACTAGAACTACAGCTTTTCAATAGAAAGCTAGGACACCTGATAGCGAGCAAGTGCCGTGAGCCATTGCGATAAAACCCAAGCCCAATGCCTCATGTCTCTTTCTCCGCACCATCAGGATTTAAAAAGGTTTTCTGTGAAGGGAAAAAGTTCCCTGCACAGAAAACCTTTTTATTTTTAGTGTAGTGCAGCTTTGAGCGGGTAAAGAGGAGTATGAAATAAATATTGCACTTTTTTTGAAAACACTTATACTTTTTTAAGTGGATTTTATTCAGAATGAAAAGGAGTTTGATTATAGATGGCAGGATTTTGGTATACAGAAAAGCAAACAGAAAACTTTGGGATTACGATGAAAATCAATAAAACCCTTCATACAGAACAAACAGCTTTTCAATATCTTGAAATGGCAGAAACAGCAGAGTGGGGCAATATGTTGTTTTTAGATGGCATGGTCATGACTTCTGAAAAAGACGAATTTGTTTATCACGAAATGGTTGCACACGTTCCCTTGTTTACACACCCTAACCCTGAGAACGTTTTAGTCGTTGGCGGCGGTGATGGCGGCGTAATTCGTGAAATTTTAAAGCACCCGTCTGTTAAAAAAGCAACACTTGTCGACATTGATGGAAAAGTAATCGAGTACTCAAAAAAATTCTTGCCGAGTATTGCGTCAGGCTTAGAAGATTCACGTGTGGAAGTTATCGTTGGAGACGGGTTCATGCACATCGCAGAATCAGATAACGAGTTTGACGTGATTATGGTAGATTCAACTGAACCCGTTGGACCAGCTGTAAACTTGTTCTCTAAAGGCTTTTATGCAGGGATTTCAAAAGCCTTGAAAGAAGACGGTATTTTCGTCGCGCAATCGGACAACCCGTGGTTTAAAGCAGATTTAATCAAACAAGTGCAAAGTGATGTAAAAGAAATTTTCCCAATTACTAGTCTTTATTTGGCGAACATTCCAACATACCCAAGTGGTTTGTGGGCCTTCACAATCGGTTCGAAAAAGTACAACCCATTAGAAGTACCAGCAGAACGTTTCCATGAAATCGACACGAAATACTACACGCCAGAGTTACACAACGCTGCGTTTGTTTTACCGAAATTCGTGAAAGATTTGACAGGAGAATAACACATGAGATTTGACGAAACGTATTCAGGAAAAGTATTTATCAAAAGCCACCCGAATTACGAAGAATCCAAAGCGGTTCTTTACGGCATGCCGATGGACTGGACAGTTAGTTACCGTCCGGGTTCTCGTTTTGGTCCGAACAAAATTCGCGAAGTTTCAATTGGACTAGAAGAATATAGCCCGTACCTTGACCGCGAGCTAGGAGACGTTAAGTTTTTTGATGCAGGCGACATTCCGTTACCATTTGGTAATCCGGAAAAAAGCTTAGCGGAAATCGAAACGTATGTACACACTCTTTTAGCGGACGAAAAAATTCCTATGGGCATGGGCGGCGAGCATTTGGTGTCATTGCCCGTAATGAAAGCAGTCGCTAGTAAATACGATGATCTGGCAATTATTCACTTTGATGCACACACAGACCTTCGCGAAAACTACGAAGGCGAAGAATACTCGCATTCGACACCGATACGCAAAATCGCAGATCATATCGGACCGAAGAATGTCTATTCATTTGGTATTCGTTCAGGGATGAAAGAAGAATTCGACTGGGCAAAAGAAAACGGCATGCACCTTTCGAAATTTGAAGTGCTTGAGCCTTTAAAAGAAGTTTTACCAACACTTGAAGGGCGCAATGTGTACGTCACGATTGATATGGACGTACTAGACCCTGCACACGCACCAGGAACCGGAACAGTTGACGCAGGCGGTATCACGTCTCGCGAATTACTAGCTTCTATCCATGCAATCGCAGCATCAGGTGTCAATGTCGTCGGTTTTGACCTTGTAGAACTAGCGCCCGTGTACGATCATTCCGACCAAACAGCGAACACAGCAAGCAAATTAATGCGCGAAATGATTTTAGGTTGGGTGAAATAAGAAAAGCGGAAGCGGCCGTGTAGATTCGACGGGCGTAAGACGCTCTGGCGAAGCGGCGTTTTTCCAGCCGCACAGCTAGAGTGACTTACGACCCTAGAATCTGGCCGCTAGAGCTAGCCAAAAAGAAAAGCGGAAGCGCACATGTAGCTCTGCCGGGCATAAGACGGATCGACGAAGCGGCGTTCTTTGCCGCACAGTCGAGACGGCTTATGACCCAAAGAGCTGTGCGCTAGAGCTAGCCAAAAAGAAAAGCGCAAGCGGCTGTTCAGTCCCGACAGGCTTAAGACAGAACACGCAGGAAATCTTGATTTCCGCAGTGGGCTGACTTAAGACCCCGAGGGACTAGCCGCTAGAGCTAGCCAAAAAGAAAAGCGCAAGCGGCCGTGTAGATTCGACGGGCGTAAGACGCGCTAGCGAAGCGGCGTTTTTTCAGCCAATTAAATAGACCGTCAAACCCGTCTGGAATGTTTCTAGGCGGGTTTTCTTATGGTGGAAAGAGCCTAAATTAGAAAACTTCTCTCGAAAACGGTAAAATGAAAAAAAGAATCCAGTAGAAGAGGTGCGTAGCATGAAATTGTATAAATGGACGGGGCCACAAGATCAAGTCGAACAAATTAAGGCAGACCAACCAAATGCGAACATGACCCAGTTACAGAATGAGAAAGAAGCTGTTGTGCTTTACGAGGCAGGAGACGGGACAACTTTACGCAACGCAGAAGCGTATGAAGTGTTAAACGCTGTGGGCCATATTGAGGACGGCGGCTACGCGGTTTTTAACAATATTCCGGTAACAGATGAAGGTCGCGATCTTTTTGAATCGCGTTTTCAAAACAGAGCTGGAATGGTAGAAAAAGAACCTGGCTTTGCAGCAATACGTGTACTGCGTCCGCTCTATTCGGATACTTATACTATTTTAACTTTATGGAAAGACGAGAAATCGTTTAAAGATTGGCAAGAGTCACAAGCATATGGTCATGCACATGCAAAACGTGGTACAAAAGAAGGGATAGACAAACGACCAAATATTTTTCCGCGACCTTCTTTTGTCACTACCTATAC is part of the Planococcus kocurii genome and encodes:
- a CDS encoding HD domain-containing protein, which codes for MSYATQKLAEEKVFKDPVHRYVHVRDQVIWDLINSREVQRLRRIKQLGTSYLVFHGAEHSRFNHSLGVYEIVRRISDDIFHGRPEWDENERLVVLCAALLHDLGHGPFSHSFEKVFSVDHEEFTRKILLGNTEVNEILQNVSPEFPTKVAEVIAKTYSNKQVVSLISSQIDADRMDYLQRDAYYTGVSYGHFDMERILRVMRPLGDQVVIKSSGMHAVEDYIMSRYQMYWQVYFHPVARSAEVILRKILQRAKELSGNGYKFEQPPTHFLSFFDRSFTLKDYLALDEGVLMTYFQLWMTERDPILSDLCDRFVNRRLFQYVDFDPAKNYKKLGELTELFRSAGIDPEYYLIDDSTSDLPYDFYRPGEEEERLPIHLLMPNGDIKELSRLSQIVDAISGKRRTDYKLYFPAELLIDGKKTAIKQQILEMLREGGV
- a CDS encoding YwgA family protein produces the protein MLQEHAKIVDFIATAEGVTGRKKLQKMIYIMKKLDIPFQEKYEFHIYGPYSEELTARVEELCDMGFLSEALEDKGSYVQYKYTVTEEGQEFRKVLGTSILENPATAEKLNAKSGRFLELTATLLYFDNLPHQEQIDKLHIVKGKLNFTVEEIEDSFAFIAELSS
- a CDS encoding 2-hydroxymuconate tautomerase translates to MPYVTVKMLEGRTEDQKRALVEKVSEAVSETTGAPIENVTVFIEDMKKTDYGTKGKLFSDQ
- a CDS encoding YwhD family protein, which translates into the protein MANEEKPKQKVGFTIIKNDPTDGHKGYGIGSLSLENVSPLFIDVEEQEAFIDIGAMHARSEVERGIKFTTNREDSASGKDYWLVWITIDFNPVGPYYAGVAACEMVVNREKRRGYKILADHVNRMDKSMKRKILVDQMDEPSKRVLADYLESHNAEMWNNSSEQLHQDLGR
- the speE gene encoding spermidine synthase, producing MAGFWYTEKQTENFGITMKINKTLHTEQTAFQYLEMAETAEWGNMLFLDGMVMTSEKDEFVYHEMVAHVPLFTHPNPENVLVVGGGDGGVIREILKHPSVKKATLVDIDGKVIEYSKKFLPSIASGLEDSRVEVIVGDGFMHIAESDNEFDVIMVDSTEPVGPAVNLFSKGFYAGISKALKEDGIFVAQSDNPWFKADLIKQVQSDVKEIFPITSLYLANIPTYPSGLWAFTIGSKKYNPLEVPAERFHEIDTKYYTPELHNAAFVLPKFVKDLTGE
- the speB gene encoding agmatinase, translating into MRFDETYSGKVFIKSHPNYEESKAVLYGMPMDWTVSYRPGSRFGPNKIREVSIGLEEYSPYLDRELGDVKFFDAGDIPLPFGNPEKSLAEIETYVHTLLADEKIPMGMGGEHLVSLPVMKAVASKYDDLAIIHFDAHTDLRENYEGEEYSHSTPIRKIADHIGPKNVYSFGIRSGMKEEFDWAKENGMHLSKFEVLEPLKEVLPTLEGRNVYVTIDMDVLDPAHAPGTGTVDAGGITSRELLASIHAIAASGVNVVGFDLVELAPVYDHSDQTANTASKLMREMILGWVK
- a CDS encoding antibiotic biosynthesis monooxygenase family protein; its protein translation is MKLYKWTGPQDQVEQIKADQPNANMTQLQNEKEAVVLYEAGDGTTLRNAEAYEVLNAVGHIEDGGYAVFNNIPVTDEGRDLFESRFQNRAGMVEKEPGFAAIRVLRPLYSDTYTILTLWKDEKSFKDWQESQAYGHAHAKRGTKEGIDKRPNIFPRPSFVTTYTK